The sequence ACGGTAGAGGATGGAACACAAGCGGCAGAAGATTTGCAAAATCTGGCGATCGCCTTAGCCATTCTCGAAGATGACGCCCTCGGCGGACATGGTTCTCGCGGCTACGGCAAAATCAGTTTCCACAACTTTGATTTCTTCTATCGGAGTATGAAGCAATATCAACGGATTGCAGCCGGTGATGTCGAACCCCTGCAATCATTGGTTCAAAAAGTAGAAAATACTCCTAAACTTTTAGAAGGATTTGACAGCTTAAATCAGGAAATCAAAAAGTTGTTAGATGGAGATAATACGGAATCGTGAGCATTTGGAAGTTAGTTAGGCTCAAATTTGGTAACAGTCCGGTTCACTTTGGAGAGGTGGGAATCGGACTGGAGCAAAGCAGCGAGCGGATTCGTTCTGATGCCCTATTTAGCGCATGGATCAGCACCTATGCTCGACTGTTTGGCAAAGCGGGGGTAGAGGAATTATTAGAACGGTTTTGTTCTGAGTCTCAACCGCCCGTGCGGATGAGTTCAACCTTTATCTATTCCCGCCCCGAGGAGAAAAACGCGATTTACTACCTCCCGCGTCCCCTCAAGTTTCCTATCAATTATCCGGATGAGGATTTGCCATTTTTCAAAGAGTACAAAAAACTGAATTACCTACCGATTCCGGTATGGCATCGATGGTATCAAGGGGAGGGATTTACCACCAACGATCAGCAGGAATTGAGTGACAAAGCCCAAAATAAATCCCCAGCTAAGGGAGCATTGCATCAAGCGGCAACCTTTAATTATGGAGAGACCTTTAAAACAGAAAAACGTCCTAAAATTGCGGTTGATCGCGTCAACGCAGCAACCAACCTGTATCATACCGGCTTTGTCCAATTTAAGTGGGAGCAGCAGAATGACGAAATCCGCAGTTTAGCTGGATTGTACTTTCTGCTGGAGTTTCCCAAAGAAGATAAATCCTTGGAAACCAATCTTCATGCCGCCCTTTCTCTCCTCGGTGAGGAAGGATTGGGGGGAAGGCGATCGAGTGGTGCAGGACGATTTGAAATTGAGTGGGAGTCTTCCTTACCCAAAGATTGGCAAAAAATCCTGACCCCCCCCAAGAATATAACTCATCACTGTGCAATTAGTTTATTTTGGGATGATAATTCATCCGTGTTAGAGCAATTGATAACCAATGAATGCAGTTATGAGATTCAAGAACGCCGGGGGTGGATTGCCGGTTCTCCATCCGGTCGCAATTTACGCCGAAAATCGGTGCAAATGTTTCTGGAAGGGTCGGTATTTCCTCATGCTCCCTTGGGGAAACTGGCGAATGTGACACCGGGGGGTTTTACCGATCATAAAATTTATCGCAATGGCATAGCGTTGAGTATTCCCATTAAAGTTAAACGGGAGGAATGATTCAGTGACTGTCTCTAACCCTAAAACTACTCTCACCAAACCGGAGGTTTACGAGTCGAAGCGAATTCGTCTCACCAGTCAAATATTGCACATTGGTTCAGAAGTTCAAAAGTTAAATCCCTTTGAATATGTGCAAACCTCCAATCGCGTCTATCTTCCCCATTCGGATTCCCTGGCGAAAGCGCTCAAGCAGCGGGGGTATTTGGAGGATTACATTACGGCCATTGAAAATCGCCAAAGCATTGTTACATTACTGGAAAATGCGTTTGGCGACAACTGGCAAAATGCCAAAGACCCGAATAATGAGCCAATTTTTCCGGAACTTTTTAGCAGTCGGAAATGGCCGGAGGGACAGGTAACGGATCTGCGTCCGATGATTAGAAATGGCATGGGACAGTTTTATATTCCCGGTTCTTCGATTAAAGGAGCGATCCGAACAGCGATCGCCTACCATCTTCTCAAACACGCAGACCAGTATCAAGTTCCTCAACAGCATCGCGTCAGTGCGATCGAGGAAAAACTGCGGGAAACCCTTGGAGGCGGAGGTCTTTCAAAATTTAAGCAGAAATGGTTGGATGATGACTTGTTTGAAAGAAATTTATTCTCTAACTTTGATTTATCCTATCAAGGACAACCCATCCGGGCAAAAATTGGGCCAAATACCGATTTTATGCGGGCGATTCAAGTCACCGATTCTCAGCCATTAGTGGAACATAAAGTCCCCAATAAGCAAGGGAAAGAACTTCCTTACAACATTCCCGTTGTTGCTGAGGTGATGGTCTCTAGTCACTATCAAAACGGGCAAGCTAAATATCGCGCATCGATTTATGCCGAGATGGTCGTTAAAGTGCGGACAGAGTTTACCCTCTCGGTCAATCCGGAAATGCTGTCTTGGTTTTCCCACCAAGAAGGGATGCAACTGCCATTTAAAACCGTTGACGATATTTTAAACATCTGCCAAGAATTTGCCCAACAGCAATGGGATTTTGAACATGATTACTGGGAGG is a genomic window of Laspinema palackyanum D2c containing:
- the csm4 gene encoding type III-A CRISPR-associated RAMP protein Csm4, whose amino-acid sequence is MSIWKLVRLKFGNSPVHFGEVGIGLEQSSERIRSDALFSAWISTYARLFGKAGVEELLERFCSESQPPVRMSSTFIYSRPEEKNAIYYLPRPLKFPINYPDEDLPFFKEYKKLNYLPIPVWHRWYQGEGFTTNDQQELSDKAQNKSPAKGALHQAATFNYGETFKTEKRPKIAVDRVNAATNLYHTGFVQFKWEQQNDEIRSLAGLYFLLEFPKEDKSLETNLHAALSLLGEEGLGGRRSSGAGRFEIEWESSLPKDWQKILTPPKNITHHCAISLFWDDNSSVLEQLITNECSYEIQERRGWIAGSPSGRNLRRKSVQMFLEGSVFPHAPLGKLANVTPGGFTDHKIYRNGIALSIPIKVKREE
- the csm5 gene encoding type III-A CRISPR-associated RAMP protein Csm5; the protein is MTVSNPKTTLTKPEVYESKRIRLTSQILHIGSEVQKLNPFEYVQTSNRVYLPHSDSLAKALKQRGYLEDYITAIENRQSIVTLLENAFGDNWQNAKDPNNEPIFPELFSSRKWPEGQVTDLRPMIRNGMGQFYIPGSSIKGAIRTAIAYHLLKHADQYQVPQQHRVSAIEEKLRETLGGGGLSKFKQKWLDDDLFERNLFSNFDLSYQGQPIRAKIGPNTDFMRAIQVTDSQPLVEHKVPNKQGKELPYNIPVVAEVMVSSHYQNGQAKYRASIYAEMVVKVRTEFTLSVNPEMLSWFSHQEGMQLPFKTVDDILNICQEFAQQQWDFEHDYWEDIQNKQNENGRNLDFSEIRDIYEAEKCPHSLRLGWGSGMRGTTVNLLFPDDLVADIRDACGIKAPGFNAPKSRRTVISHKGEIKYVPGWVKFQELKN